A section of the Candidatus Thioglobus autotrophicus genome encodes:
- a CDS encoding leucyl aminopeptidase, producing the protein MEFSLINTPVQKFDGDMVVVFANSEATFGDANIQQLIELNHFESKSGSTLLLNLVQGFKAKQVLVLGLGELPNNAKNYIKALTAASSILSSTKAKSTMIEQVNIEGFDENWRHRVSARVLKDAEYEIQQVGAQEQVTSLENIAIQSTQTDAQAMLQGGSIASGMKLTRHLGDLPSNICTPTYLAQTAQDLSQEFNLDCEVLDEAEMSVLGMGSLLSVSKGSIEPPKLISLSYKGDGNAKPIVLVGKGVTFDSGGISLKPGAGMDEMKYDMCGAASVLGTMRAIAEIKPKLNLTIVVPAVENMPAHNASKPGDVVTSMSGQTIEILNTDAEGRLILCDALTYVEKFNPEVVIDTATLTGAVIVALGKHHCGLMANDQDLANDLISAGQQSLDTAWQLPLDDEYDELLKSNFADMGNIGGREAGTVTAACFLARYTKDYRWAHLDIAGTAWVSGAKKGATGRPVPLLTQYILDQAK; encoded by the coding sequence GTGGAATTTTCATTAATTAATACACCTGTACAAAAATTTGACGGTGATATGGTGGTGGTTTTTGCCAACTCAGAAGCTACTTTTGGTGATGCTAATATTCAGCAACTTATTGAATTAAATCATTTTGAATCAAAATCAGGATCAACGTTATTATTAAACTTGGTTCAGGGTTTTAAAGCTAAGCAAGTTCTAGTGTTAGGCTTAGGAGAATTACCAAATAATGCCAAGAATTATATCAAAGCATTAACAGCAGCAAGCAGCATACTAAGTTCAACCAAGGCTAAAAGTACGATGATTGAGCAGGTTAACATTGAAGGTTTTGATGAAAACTGGAGGCACAGAGTTTCTGCCAGAGTTTTAAAAGATGCAGAATACGAAATTCAACAGGTGGGCGCACAAGAGCAAGTGACCAGCTTGGAAAATATTGCCATTCAATCTACACAAACGGATGCGCAGGCAATGCTTCAGGGCGGCTCTATTGCGAGTGGTATGAAGCTCACGCGTCATCTAGGAGACCTACCCTCAAACATCTGTACGCCTACTTACTTGGCGCAGACAGCGCAAGATCTATCACAAGAATTTAATCTTGATTGCGAAGTATTAGATGAGGCTGAGATGTCAGTATTGGGTATGGGCTCTTTATTGTCCGTTTCTAAAGGTTCAATCGAACCCCCTAAATTGATTAGCCTGAGTTATAAAGGTGATGGCAATGCAAAGCCGATTGTGTTAGTGGGTAAGGGAGTGACTTTTGATAGTGGCGGCATTTCACTAAAACCGGGTGCTGGCATGGATGAGATGAAATATGACATGTGTGGTGCGGCTTCCGTATTAGGCACCATGCGTGCTATTGCAGAAATAAAGCCCAAGCTTAATTTAACCATTGTTGTGCCAGCGGTTGAAAACATGCCGGCACATAATGCTTCAAAACCTGGTGATGTAGTGACCAGTATGTCAGGACAAACGATTGAAATTTTAAATACCGATGCAGAAGGACGCTTAATTTTGTGTGATGCGCTTACTTATGTGGAGAAGTTTAATCCAGAAGTGGTGATTGATACCGCAACCTTGACGGGTGCAGTAATTGTCGCCTTGGGCAAGCATCATTGTGGCCTTATGGCGAACGATCAAGACTTGGCGAATGATTTAATTTCTGCTGGCCAGCAATCTTTGGATACGGCGTGGCAGCTGCCACTTGATGATGAATACGATGAACTGCTTAAATCGAATTTTGCCGATATGGGTAATATTGGCGGACGTGAAGCGGGTACAGTAACAGCAGCCTGTTTCTTAGCAAGATACACCAAAGATTATCGTTGGGCTCATTTAGATATTGCGGGCACAGCTTGGGTTAGTGGTGCTAAGAAGGGCGCGACAGGCAGACCCGTACCTTTATTGACCCAATATATTTTAGATCAAGCCAAATAA
- a CDS encoding pyrimidine/purine nucleoside phosphorylase, with amino-acid sequence MSSFENVEVVKAANIYFDGKVTSRVVVFADGSKKTLGIMMPGDYEFGTDDNELMEIQAGEMDVLLPGESDWQAFAQGSSFEVPKNSNFKLKVKEVTDYCCSYF; translated from the coding sequence ATGTCAAGTTTTGAAAATGTAGAAGTTGTTAAAGCGGCCAATATTTATTTTGATGGCAAGGTAACGTCACGTGTTGTGGTATTTGCAGATGGCTCAAAAAAGACCCTAGGAATCATGATGCCGGGTGATTATGAGTTTGGTACTGATGATAACGAGCTGATGGAAATTCAAGCAGGCGAGATGGATGTATTATTACCTGGTGAGAGTGATTGGCAAGCTTTTGCGCAAGGCTCGTCTTTTGAGGTGCCTAAAAATTCAAACTTTAAGCTCAAGGTTAAAGAGGTGACAGATTACTGTTGCTCTTACTTTTAG
- a CDS encoding MBL fold metallo-hydrolase, with amino-acid sequence MKPIYHQLDFNITCIDTEHMRQDFVAAYLIEHNGRAAFVDTGCHLSVPALLATLKEKNISTDTVDCIILTHIHLDHAGGAGELIRHLPNAKVYVHERGAQHLIDPSKLRAGVIGVYGELFFKQFLGDLIPIAADKVIIAKDGDSLDLGGRLLKFIDTPGHARHHLCIWDELSQGIFSGDTLGVSYREFDTEQGVLIFPPTTPVQFDPEAWINTVNHLMTLQPKMAYLTHFNQIEFTKKSADMLIQHINGFVKIAKKSADQPNRHQVIKKALLDYLLEIASKHGVTLDESQQIKLFKGDLEICAQGLGVWLDKTA; translated from the coding sequence ATGAAACCTATTTATCACCAACTCGACTTCAATATCACTTGTATTGATACTGAGCATATGCGCCAAGATTTTGTGGCGGCCTATTTAATTGAGCACAATGGTCGAGCTGCATTTGTCGATACTGGCTGTCACTTATCAGTACCGGCACTACTCGCAACCCTTAAAGAAAAAAATATCAGCACTGATACAGTTGACTGTATTATCCTCACCCACATTCACCTAGATCATGCGGGTGGTGCAGGTGAGCTAATTAGACACCTACCCAATGCCAAGGTATATGTTCATGAGCGCGGTGCACAACATTTAATTGACCCCTCAAAACTGCGTGCCGGTGTCATTGGTGTGTATGGAGAGCTATTTTTCAAACAATTTTTAGGTGATTTGATTCCTATTGCAGCTGATAAAGTCATCATTGCCAAAGATGGTGATAGCCTTGATCTGGGTGGAAGACTATTAAAATTTATTGACACGCCTGGACACGCCAGGCACCATCTGTGTATTTGGGACGAACTATCACAAGGTATTTTTTCGGGTGACACGCTAGGTGTGAGTTATCGTGAATTTGACACTGAACAAGGTGTATTAATTTTCCCGCCTACAACACCCGTACAATTTGACCCTGAAGCCTGGATTAATACCGTTAATCACCTCATGACGTTGCAACCAAAAATGGCTTATTTAACCCATTTCAACCAAATAGAATTTACCAAAAAATCAGCTGATATGCTCATACAGCACATCAATGGCTTTGTTAAAATTGCTAAAAAATCAGCAGATCAGCCTAATCGTCACCAGGTGATTAAAAAGGCTTTGCTTGATTATTTACTAGAAATTGCCAGCAAACACGGCGTCACACTTGATGAATCCCAGCAAATTAAGCTCTTTAAAGGGGATTTAGAAATTTGCGCCCAGGGTCTGGGTGTTTGGCTAGATAAAACAGCCTAA
- a CDS encoding DUF302 domain-containing protein gives MGGIISLVKWVLIVIGAIAVYYGVSLQMKYDGVTGKVISEMVSPKLHPDSMSKVYMPMTNTLLDTGDITMASIVRVKVADDVSNSDVEEAMESIATAEGIRSVGMLPLSEMVELQTGEKQRFLKIYQYCSPRTAMTMVDHSDAFSAYLPCRLALIEDKEGQRWLYTLDMNAMIYGGAPLPDYLLEKALEVKRVITAIQDGGAEGDF, from the coding sequence ATGGGTGGAATTATTAGTTTGGTTAAATGGGTGTTAATTGTTATTGGCGCCATTGCTGTTTATTACGGTGTGTCACTACAAATGAAGTACGATGGCGTAACTGGCAAAGTTATTAGCGAAATGGTTTCACCAAAGCTGCACCCAGATTCTATGTCTAAGGTATATATGCCAATGACTAATACATTATTAGATACAGGCGATATCACCATGGCTTCTATTGTGCGTGTTAAAGTGGCTGACGATGTGTCAAACAGCGATGTTGAAGAGGCAATGGAAAGTATCGCAACGGCTGAAGGAATTCGCTCAGTTGGCATGCTACCATTATCTGAAATGGTTGAATTGCAAACAGGTGAAAAGCAGCGTTTCTTAAAAATCTACCAATATTGCTCTCCACGTACCGCAATGACTATGGTTGATCATTCAGATGCGTTCTCAGCTTACTTGCCTTGTCGTTTAGCACTTATTGAAGATAAAGAAGGCCAGAGATGGTTGTACACATTAGACATGAACGCTATGATTTACGGTGGTGCACCATTACCAGACTACTTACTTGAAAAAGCATTAGAGGTTAAGCGTGTCATTACAGCGATTCAAGATGGTGGCGCAGAAGGAGACTTCTAA
- a CDS encoding CBS domain-containing protein yields the protein MSTNTQRKTPTFVKDVMWPQVDIVDGKTTVEQALADMKYKKTKVLLVEKSHDHDEYGVVLIADIASKVIAKDRALDRVNIYEIMNKPAMSVHPDMDIRYCAELLTHFNLSRCPVLDNGKVVGVISLTSIVFNGLRIA from the coding sequence ATGAGTACTAATACACAAAGAAAAACACCTACTTTTGTCAAAGATGTCATGTGGCCACAGGTTGATATTGTTGATGGAAAAACTACTGTAGAACAAGCGCTTGCTGACATGAAATACAAAAAAACAAAAGTGCTTTTAGTAGAAAAATCACATGACCATGATGAATATGGCGTTGTTTTAATTGCAGATATTGCTTCAAAAGTTATTGCTAAAGATCGTGCACTTGACCGAGTCAATATCTACGAAATTATGAATAAGCCAGCCATGTCGGTTCATCCTGATATGGATATTCGCTACTGCGCTGAACTACTTACTCATTTTAATTTATCCAGGTGTCCTGTACTAGACAATGGCAAAGTAGTTGGCGTTATCAGCTTAACCAGTATTGTTTTTAACGGGCTAAGAATTGCATAA
- a CDS encoding P-II family nitrogen regulator: protein MHFKLIIAFVDSDKTDKILEAAREKGATGSTIISQARGEGLEHTKTFLGLSLETPRDVLLLLVEQHLAREILESIAQAGSFEENSQEGIAFQIDVEDAMGVMHQIQALEHTVEEKI from the coding sequence ATGCATTTTAAATTGATTATCGCTTTTGTTGATAGCGACAAAACCGACAAAATTCTTGAGGCTGCTAGAGAAAAAGGCGCCACAGGATCCACCATCATCTCTCAAGCTCGAGGAGAAGGTCTTGAGCACACCAAAACATTTTTAGGATTAAGCTTGGAAACCCCTAGAGATGTATTACTCTTACTTGTAGAACAGCACTTAGCAAGAGAAATCTTAGAAAGTATTGCTCAAGCAGGTAGTTTTGAGGAAAATTCACAAGAGGGTATCGCTTTCCAAATAGATGTAGAAGACGCCATGGGTGTTATGCATCAAATTCAAGCACTAGAACACACCGTAGAGGAGAAAATATAA
- a CDS encoding DUF1538 domain-containing protein produces the protein MSFTHHFVETFWAVVPIIAILFIFQVGILKQKIPHLKRIIVGFILVWLGLTFLIIGLEKALFPLGKIMAKQLTSSDLVSNPLDWYGYYWVYIFAGCIGFATTIAEPSLLAVAIKANQVSGGFIKVKALRITVAIGVAIGIALGSFRIVTGLPLHYFIISGYILVLIQTYFSPKSIVALAYDAGGVTTSIVTVPIIAALGLGLSSAIDGRNPLTDGFGLIAFASLFPIMSVLAYVQIIHLSNHDKPNQ, from the coding sequence ATGTCATTCACACACCATTTTGTTGAAACGTTTTGGGCGGTTGTACCCATTATCGCTATTTTGTTTATTTTCCAAGTAGGCATACTTAAGCAAAAAATCCCACATTTAAAACGCATTATTGTTGGGTTTATCTTAGTTTGGCTAGGCCTTACTTTTTTAATCATTGGCCTTGAAAAAGCCCTATTCCCACTCGGGAAAATCATGGCAAAACAGCTTACATCAAGCGATTTAGTCAGCAACCCGCTAGATTGGTACGGCTATTATTGGGTTTATATTTTTGCAGGGTGTATTGGCTTTGCCACCACCATTGCTGAGCCTTCACTATTAGCGGTAGCAATTAAAGCTAACCAGGTATCGGGTGGTTTTATCAAAGTTAAGGCGTTACGAATTACAGTGGCGATTGGCGTGGCGATTGGTATTGCACTGGGAAGCTTTAGAATTGTGACCGGATTACCCCTGCATTATTTTATTATTAGTGGCTATATATTAGTCCTGATTCAAACTTATTTTTCGCCCAAAAGTATTGTTGCACTCGCTTATGATGCAGGTGGGGTAACCACCTCCATTGTAACCGTACCCATTATTGCCGCTTTAGGACTCGGCCTTTCCAGTGCTATTGATGGGCGAAATCCACTCACAGACGGCTTTGGCTTGATTGCCTTCGCTTCACTCTTTCCCATTATGAGTGTACTGGCTTATGTACAAATTATTCATCTTTCCAACCATGACAAACCCAATCAATAA
- a CDS encoding DUF1538 domain-containing protein, with the protein MKKTLYQFAKNLVDSSKDLAPIVLVIAFFQIVVLQQSIPNMDNIVIGTGFVLIGLTLFMHGLKLGLFPIGEVLAFSFVKKGSIAWLLVFSFALGFGATIAEPDLIVMANEAAKVAQFGGIITSDAELNQYAQTLRYTVAIAVGISVVIGVIKILKGWAIQYLIIGGYLLVMVGTLLAPDFIIGIAYDAGGVTTGPITVPLLTALGVGLSSSIRARNPLIDGFGMIAIASLLPIVAIMIFGIFQ; encoded by the coding sequence ATGAAGAAAACACTTTATCAATTTGCTAAAAATCTAGTCGACAGTTCCAAAGATTTAGCGCCAATTGTGTTAGTTATCGCTTTTTTTCAGATTGTGGTATTGCAACAATCCATCCCCAATATGGACAATATTGTCATAGGTACGGGTTTTGTACTGATTGGCCTTACTCTGTTTATGCATGGATTAAAGCTGGGCTTGTTTCCCATTGGCGAAGTCTTAGCCTTCTCTTTTGTAAAAAAAGGCTCTATTGCCTGGCTACTTGTCTTTTCTTTTGCACTAGGATTTGGCGCTACAATTGCCGAGCCTGATCTCATTGTGATGGCCAATGAAGCGGCGAAAGTAGCCCAATTTGGCGGTATTATTACTTCAGATGCTGAGCTGAATCAGTATGCTCAAACCCTGCGTTACACTGTAGCCATTGCAGTTGGGATTTCAGTGGTGATTGGTGTGATTAAAATCCTTAAAGGCTGGGCCATTCAATATTTGATTATCGGCGGCTATCTGTTAGTTATGGTGGGTACACTGTTGGCACCTGACTTTATTATTGGCATTGCTTATGATGCAGGTGGTGTGACCACGGGGCCAATTACCGTCCCTTTGTTAACCGCATTGGGCGTTGGACTTAGTAGCAGTATTCGTGCTAGAAACCCTCTTATTGACGGCTTTGGTATGATTGCCATCGCCTCATTACTGCCCATTGTCGCAATTATGATATTTGGTATTTTTCAATGA
- the mltG gene encoding endolytic transglycosylase MltG: MSHIILINGKKQTKLSVFNRLVQFGDGLFETCLIVDQKLLLAEAHFQRLEKGAKRLKIAPVSRSIWIKEISRAVVMAKLDRAVVKIILSRGETSRGYGYDKSITPTRIIIVSKVPDLPNDYSLSLCDSGYATNQLLSEIKHCNRLEQILARTHLKTQECIMLDPQAQVISATQGNIFAFKNGVLLTPGLSECGIEGTRRQMIIELARGLGISVEICRLSVAELLACDEIFISNSVMGIKPVRQINEQKYSQHQLTTQLQNTLNEYLLKRENFTLLKPKKSSLKGWLVLALGLFVAWSLWANKINTVESTVYQVPQGATIYSTADSLKRHGLVNSAQFVVWAAKALGVGNSLKSGYYDVGTNTSVLSLLDDFSNARVATRTVTLVEGQTVQEYYQLLSQSPSLASSRSFAQVLQQSGAKAPYDGKFWPDTYRVNYADSVLSVFNRSHVLLQEKLSEAWKNRAKDLPLENANQALVLASLIERETANNAEKSQISGVFINRLKKNMRLQTDPTVVYALGDAYQGKLSKQDLWFKSPYNTYRHKGLPPGPIGSVGQESLNAAMHPLQTDDVYFVAKKDGTHAFAKTYKQHLLNIKKYLK; this comes from the coding sequence ATGAGTCATATCATCTTAATTAATGGAAAAAAACAAACCAAATTGAGTGTGTTTAATCGCTTAGTTCAGTTTGGCGATGGTTTGTTTGAAACCTGTTTAATAGTCGATCAAAAATTACTTTTGGCTGAGGCGCACTTTCAGCGATTAGAAAAGGGCGCAAAACGCTTAAAAATAGCGCCAGTGTCGCGTTCAATCTGGATTAAGGAAATTTCCAGAGCGGTCGTTATGGCTAAGTTAGATCGAGCCGTGGTTAAAATTATACTCTCTCGTGGTGAAACCTCTAGGGGTTATGGATATGATAAATCCATCACTCCAACACGCATCATCATCGTCTCCAAAGTGCCTGATTTGCCAAACGACTACAGCTTAAGTTTGTGTGATAGTGGCTACGCAACCAATCAGCTATTATCTGAAATTAAGCACTGCAATCGTTTGGAACAAATTCTGGCACGCACGCACCTTAAAACCCAAGAGTGCATTATGCTTGACCCACAGGCACAAGTCATTTCCGCTACTCAAGGTAATATCTTTGCCTTTAAAAATGGTGTCCTATTAACACCTGGGTTGAGTGAGTGCGGCATTGAAGGCACAAGAAGGCAAATGATTATTGAGTTGGCTAGAGGGCTCGGAATATCGGTAGAGATTTGTCGTTTGAGTGTGGCAGAGTTGCTAGCCTGTGATGAGATATTTATCAGTAATAGTGTCATGGGAATTAAACCGGTTAGACAGATTAATGAGCAAAAATATTCACAGCATCAATTGACCACTCAATTGCAAAATACTTTAAATGAATATTTACTGAAGCGTGAAAATTTCACTTTATTAAAGCCAAAAAAAAGCTCTTTAAAAGGTTGGTTGGTGCTAGCTTTGGGTCTGTTTGTGGCTTGGTCGCTGTGGGCAAATAAAATCAACACAGTTGAGTCGACGGTTTATCAAGTGCCACAAGGGGCAACTATTTATTCAACAGCTGACAGTCTCAAGCGCCACGGTTTGGTCAATTCGGCTCAGTTTGTGGTGTGGGCTGCAAAAGCGCTTGGCGTAGGCAATTCGCTAAAATCGGGCTATTATGATGTGGGTACAAACACCAGTGTTTTAAGTCTACTTGATGATTTTTCCAACGCTCGTGTTGCCACTCGAACAGTAACTTTAGTTGAAGGCCAAACTGTGCAAGAATATTATCAGTTGCTCAGTCAATCTCCTAGTCTAGCCTCATCACGTTCTTTTGCACAAGTTTTGCAACAATCTGGTGCTAAAGCACCGTATGACGGTAAATTTTGGCCAGATACTTATCGGGTTAATTATGCAGATAGCGTACTGAGTGTATTTAACAGGTCACATGTATTATTACAAGAAAAGCTATCCGAAGCTTGGAAAAATAGAGCAAAAGACCTGCCTTTGGAAAATGCCAATCAAGCATTGGTATTAGCCTCGTTGATTGAAAGAGAAACGGCAAACAATGCTGAAAAATCTCAAATTTCTGGCGTGTTTATCAATCGTTTGAAAAAAAATATGCGCCTGCAAACCGACCCAACGGTTGTATATGCTTTGGGTGATGCTTATCAAGGGAAGCTGAGTAAGCAAGATTTATGGTTTAAAAGCCCGTACAATACTTATCGACACAAAGGCTTGCCACCGGGTCCAATTGGCTCAGTTGGCCAAGAATCTTTAAATGCAGCCATGCATCCTTTACAAACTGATGATGTGTATTTTGTGGCCAAAAAAGACGGTACTCACGCCTTTGCAAAAACTTACAAACAACATCTTCTTAATATCAAGAAGTATCTAAAATAA
- the tmk gene encoding dTMP kinase — MKTGKFITIDGVEGAGKSTQIKFICDYLQTKGINVILTREPGGTDLGEKIRELLLSTQTQSMHNDSELLLMFAARNEHIHHKIMPALERGNWVLSDRFTDASYAYQGGGRGLDIERIEQLEHWVLGDFAPDMTLLLDIPVEQGMSRVESRGEKDRIELEKMDFFQRVRQAYIDRSKKYPNRIKLIDSSKEREHTSQQIQQILDSL, encoded by the coding sequence ATGAAAACAGGAAAATTTATCACTATTGATGGCGTTGAAGGTGCAGGAAAAAGCACCCAAATAAAATTTATTTGTGACTATTTGCAGACCAAAGGTATTAACGTTATTTTAACGAGAGAGCCAGGCGGTACTGACTTAGGCGAAAAAATTCGCGAGCTCTTACTTAGCACTCAAACCCAATCAATGCACAATGATAGCGAACTACTTTTGATGTTTGCTGCTAGAAATGAGCACATTCATCACAAAATTATGCCGGCACTTGAGCGTGGGAACTGGGTATTGAGTGATCGTTTTACTGACGCTTCATATGCTTATCAAGGTGGTGGTCGTGGGCTTGATATTGAGCGTATAGAGCAATTAGAACATTGGGTGTTGGGAGATTTTGCACCCGATATGACTTTATTGTTAGATATACCGGTAGAGCAAGGTATGTCTCGTGTTGAATCTAGAGGTGAAAAAGACCGCATTGAGCTTGAAAAAATGGATTTTTTCCAACGCGTAAGACAGGCTTATATTGATAGATCTAAAAAATATCCTAATCGAATCAAACTGATTGACTCTTCAAAAGAGCGTGAACATACCTCGCAACAAATACAACAAATTTTAGACAGCTTATGA
- the hemL gene encoding glutamate-1-semialdehyde 2,1-aminomutase gives MSQSDILFEQAKQVIPGGVNSPVRAFNGVGGNPIFFTRGEGAYLFDADDKKYIDYVASWGPMILGHANQAVISAVKKTLENGLGFGAPTQIETTLAEKVCELVPSIEMVRMVSSGTEATMSAIRLARGHTGRDKIVKFEGCYHGHSDSLLVKAGSGALTLGVPTSPGVPADFAKHTLTLEYNNIEQVRETLSEVGDEVACIIVEPVAGNMNCIPPVEGFLQGLREVCDEHGIILIFDEVMTGFRVALGGAQAFYGVTPDLTTLGKVIGGGLPVGAFGGKYEIMSSIAPLGPVYQAGTLSGNPMSMSAGLAMLNALSADKDFYQTLGAKVQKLTDGILAKAKENNIGMTANVVGGMFGLFFTDSTTVTNFHETSECDVDKFKKFYHLMLEEGVYMAPSAYEAGFVSSSHTDKDIEDTIDAAGRAFAQL, from the coding sequence ATGAGTCAATCAGATATTTTATTCGAACAAGCAAAGCAAGTTATTCCAGGCGGGGTTAATTCACCCGTTCGTGCCTTTAATGGTGTGGGTGGCAATCCTATATTTTTCACTCGTGGTGAGGGGGCTTATTTATTCGATGCAGATGACAAAAAATATATCGACTATGTGGCTTCTTGGGGTCCAATGATTCTTGGTCATGCTAATCAAGCGGTTATTTCTGCAGTTAAAAAGACCTTGGAAAATGGGTTGGGTTTTGGTGCACCCACGCAAATTGAAACCACTCTGGCTGAAAAAGTTTGTGAGCTTGTACCTTCAATTGAGATGGTACGTATGGTTAGTTCTGGCACCGAGGCGACCATGAGCGCTATTCGCTTAGCACGCGGACACACGGGCAGAGATAAAATTGTTAAATTTGAGGGGTGTTACCACGGACATTCTGATTCGCTATTAGTTAAGGCAGGATCAGGCGCACTTACCTTGGGCGTGCCAACATCACCTGGTGTACCGGCTGATTTTGCCAAGCATACGCTCACCCTTGAATACAATAATATTGAGCAAGTACGCGAAACTTTGAGTGAGGTGGGCGATGAAGTGGCTTGTATTATTGTTGAGCCAGTTGCTGGTAATATGAACTGCATCCCCCCTGTGGAAGGGTTTTTACAGGGCTTACGTGAGGTATGCGATGAGCACGGTATTATTCTTATTTTTGACGAGGTAATGACAGGGTTTCGTGTGGCATTAGGGGGTGCGCAGGCATTTTATGGGGTAACACCCGATCTAACCACTTTAGGAAAAGTTATTGGTGGCGGATTACCAGTCGGCGCTTTTGGCGGTAAGTATGAAATTATGTCATCCATTGCGCCACTCGGGCCTGTATATCAAGCAGGTACATTGTCGGGCAACCCTATGTCAATGTCGGCGGGCCTCGCTATGCTCAATGCTTTATCAGCTGATAAAGATTTTTATCAAACATTGGGTGCTAAAGTGCAAAAACTAACTGATGGCATATTGGCTAAAGCTAAAGAAAATAACATTGGCATGACGGCAAATGTTGTTGGCGGAATGTTCGGCTTGTTTTTTACAGATTCAACAACGGTCACTAACTTTCATGAAACTTCAGAGTGTGATGTAGATAAATTTAAGAAATTTTATCATTTGATGCTAGAGGAGGGTGTTTATATGGCGCCTTCGGCTTATGAAGCGGGGTTTGTTTCTAGTAGTCATACTGACAAAGATATTGAAGATACCATTGACGCCGCTGGACGTGCATTCGCTCAGCTCTAA
- a CDS encoding TIGR00730 family Rossman fold protein: protein MNIEAVESELKHAATVLGQFTCNISIFGSARISDDSDLAKTAYQLGRQLSDQGFNVLTGAGPGIMKAANKGAFEGASSSIGLNIKLPKEQSPNSYLNQCLMFEHFFTRKVALIKYANACVFFPGGLGTVDELMEVLTLLQTRKGRKIKIFLLSEAFWRPLINWLETLEQSQYISKSDLELFCIVDDIDNIIKQIKE from the coding sequence ATGAATATTGAGGCTGTTGAGTCAGAGCTAAAGCATGCTGCAACAGTACTGGGCCAGTTTACCTGTAATATTAGTATTTTTGGCTCGGCTCGAATTTCTGACGACAGTGATCTAGCAAAAACCGCTTACCAATTAGGTAGGCAGTTATCCGATCAAGGTTTTAATGTTTTAACGGGTGCAGGTCCTGGCATTATGAAGGCGGCTAATAAGGGTGCTTTTGAAGGTGCATCTAGCAGTATCGGTTTAAATATCAAGTTGCCGAAAGAGCAAAGCCCCAATTCCTATTTAAACCAGTGCTTAATGTTTGAACATTTTTTTACTCGTAAAGTTGCTTTAATTAAATATGCCAATGCTTGTGTGTTTTTCCCTGGTGGTCTTGGTACGGTTGACGAGCTAATGGAAGTACTCACCTTGTTGCAAACTAGAAAAGGCAGAAAAATTAAAATATTCTTATTGAGTGAGGCATTTTGGCGACCGTTAATTAACTGGTTAGAAACACTTGAACAGTCTCAATATATCAGCAAGTCTGATTTGGAATTATTTTGTATTGTTGATGATATCGACAATATTATCAAACAAATTAAGGAGTAA
- a CDS encoding HAD family hydrolase translates to MALAIFDLDKTLINGDSDFLWGEFMSEIGAVDADTYQAKNQYFFDQYALGKLDINEYLEFCLEPLSQHDMPTLNAWHQRFMQDKINDILLPKAQAVVDEHRAKGDTLLVITATNSFVTAPIVERYGIENLLATNPEVKDNQFTGKVLGEPCFQQGKIIHLKQWLEQTGESIKGAYFYSDSHNDLPMLELVDHPVIVHGDDTLQKIAKQRDWPSLDWH, encoded by the coding sequence ATGGCGTTAGCTATTTTTGATCTAGATAAAACTTTAATTAACGGAGACAGTGATTTTCTCTGGGGTGAGTTTATGAGCGAGATAGGGGCGGTGGATGCAGATACTTATCAAGCAAAAAATCAATATTTTTTTGATCAATACGCGCTTGGAAAACTAGATATTAATGAATATCTGGAGTTTTGTTTAGAGCCATTATCACAGCACGATATGCCCACCCTTAATGCCTGGCATCAGCGCTTTATGCAGGACAAAATTAACGATATTTTACTCCCTAAAGCGCAAGCAGTAGTTGATGAGCATAGGGCCAAAGGCGACACACTCCTAGTTATTACTGCTACTAATAGCTTTGTAACTGCACCGATTGTTGAGCGCTACGGCATTGAAAATCTTTTGGCCACCAATCCTGAAGTTAAAGATAATCAGTTCACCGGCAAGGTGCTGGGCGAGCCTTGTTTTCAACAAGGGAAAATTATTCATTTAAAACAATGGCTTGAGCAAACAGGTGAAAGCATAAAAGGCGCTTATTTTTATTCTGACTCTCATAACGATCTGCCTATGCTTGAGTTGGTCGACCACCCTGTGATTGTGCATGGCGATGATACTTTGCAGAAAATAGCCAAACAGCGAGACTGGCCGAGTCTAGATTGGCACTAG